In the Prochlorococcus sp. MIT 1307 genome, one interval contains:
- the tkt gene encoding transketolase, whose translation MVAATASLETLCINSIRMLAVDAINKSNSGHPGLPMGCAPMGYTLWDKFLRHNPKNPQWFNRDRFVLSAGHGCMLVYALLHLTGYDSVTLEDIKQFRQWGSRAPGHPETFETPGIEVTAGPLGAGISNAVGLAIAEAHLAAKFNKVDSKIVDHFTYVVMGDGCNQEGISSEACSLAGHLKLGKLIALYDDNRITIDGRTDVSFTEDVLKRYEAYGWHVQHVADGDTDINAIEKAIELAKTVTDKPSIIKVTTTIGYGSPNKSDTAGVHGAPLGEEETQLTRNQLGWNYGPFEVPEEAYDCYRKAINRGASLEAEWNQELTKYRTKYPTEAAQFERMLRGELPQGWDKDLPTYTEEEKGLATRKHSQICLGALGPNLPELIGGSADLTHSNYTDIKGETGSFQSGTPEKRYLHFGVREHAMSAILNGIAYHNSGLIPYGGTFLVFADYMRGSMRLSALSELGVIYVLTHDSIGVGEDGPTHQPIETIPSLRAIPNMLVFRPGDGNETSGAYKIAIENRNRPSALCLSRQGMANQANTSLAKVAQGGYILENCEGEPELILIGTGTELDLCVQAAKQLTAEGRKIRVVSMPCVELFEEQSESYKEEVLPSSIRKRIIVEAAEAFGWHKYIGLDGDSVTMSSFGASAPGGTCMEKFGFTVENVINKAKKLLN comes from the coding sequence ATGGTCGCCGCGACAGCCTCTCTAGAAACGCTCTGCATCAACAGCATTCGCATGCTGGCCGTCGATGCGATCAATAAGTCCAACAGTGGGCACCCTGGTTTGCCAATGGGATGTGCCCCTATGGGATATACCCTCTGGGACAAATTTCTTCGCCATAACCCGAAAAACCCTCAATGGTTCAATCGAGACCGCTTTGTCCTGTCAGCTGGTCATGGATGCATGTTGGTCTATGCGCTCTTACACCTCACTGGATATGACTCAGTCACCCTTGAAGATATCAAGCAATTTCGTCAATGGGGCTCAAGAGCCCCTGGTCACCCAGAAACTTTTGAAACCCCTGGCATAGAAGTAACCGCAGGTCCTTTAGGGGCAGGTATTTCTAATGCAGTAGGTCTAGCTATTGCAGAAGCTCATCTCGCCGCCAAATTCAACAAAGTAGATTCAAAAATTGTGGACCATTTCACCTATGTAGTGATGGGTGATGGTTGTAACCAAGAAGGAATCTCTTCAGAGGCCTGTTCTCTGGCAGGCCATTTAAAACTTGGCAAGCTAATTGCTCTCTATGACGACAATAGGATCACCATTGATGGGAGGACAGACGTTTCATTCACTGAAGATGTCCTAAAGCGTTATGAAGCTTATGGCTGGCATGTACAGCATGTGGCTGATGGAGACACAGATATCAATGCAATTGAAAAAGCAATTGAATTAGCAAAAACAGTCACAGACAAACCCTCAATTATCAAAGTCACCACAACCATCGGTTATGGCTCACCTAACAAAAGTGATACCGCTGGCGTACATGGGGCTCCTCTAGGAGAAGAAGAAACCCAGCTGACTCGCAATCAACTTGGATGGAACTATGGCCCATTTGAAGTTCCGGAAGAAGCTTATGACTGTTATAGAAAAGCCATTAATCGTGGAGCCAGCTTAGAAGCTGAATGGAATCAAGAGCTAACTAAATACCGCACCAAATACCCCACTGAAGCTGCTCAATTTGAAAGAATGTTGCGTGGTGAACTTCCCCAAGGATGGGATAAGGATTTACCAACCTATACAGAAGAAGAGAAAGGTCTTGCAACTAGAAAGCACTCTCAAATCTGTCTAGGAGCCCTAGGACCAAACCTTCCTGAACTCATTGGAGGGTCAGCAGACCTAACCCATTCAAATTACACAGATATAAAAGGAGAAACAGGGTCTTTCCAATCTGGAACACCTGAGAAACGCTATCTCCACTTTGGAGTCAGAGAACATGCAATGTCTGCAATTCTCAATGGGATCGCTTATCACAACAGTGGACTTATTCCTTATGGAGGAACCTTCTTAGTTTTTGCAGACTACATGCGGGGCTCAATGCGCCTTTCAGCACTAAGTGAATTAGGAGTGATTTACGTACTTACGCATGACTCAATCGGAGTTGGGGAAGATGGCCCTACTCATCAACCAATAGAAACTATTCCATCTTTACGCGCAATACCCAACATGTTGGTTTTCCGTCCTGGTGATGGAAATGAAACTAGCGGGGCTTATAAAATTGCTATTGAAAACAGAAATCGACCAAGCGCCCTTTGCCTAAGCAGACAAGGCATGGCGAACCAAGCAAATACTTCATTAGCAAAGGTTGCTCAAGGCGGCTATATCCTTGAGAATTGCGAAGGTGAGCCTGAGTTAATTCTTATCGGTACAGGGACCGAACTAGATCTCTGTGTACAAGCAGCCAAACAACTCACAGCAGAAGGCCGAAAAATACGAGTTGTATCTATGCCTTGTGTAGAGTTATTCGAAGAGCAAAGTGAATCTTATAAAGAGGAAGTACTCCCATCAAGTATTCGCAAAAGAATCATCGTAGAAGCAGCTGAGGCCTTTGGCTGGCACAAATACATTGGTCTTGATGGTGACAGTGTGACGATGAGTAGTTTTGGAGCATCTGCACCAGGTGGAACATGCATGGAGAAATTCGGATTTACGGTTGAAAAT
- the fabF gene encoding beta-ketoacyl-ACP synthase II: MVKGLHRVVVTGLGAISPIGNTVEEYWEGLTAGRNGVAGITLFDASAHACRFAAEVKNFDPTGLLEPKESKRWDRFSKFGVIAAKEALAHSGITIEESNASRIGVIIGSGVGGLLTMETQAHVLADKGASRVSPFTVPMMIPNMATGLAAIALGAKGPSSAVATACAAGSNAIGDAFRILQLGKADAMVCGGAEASITPLGVAGFASAKALSFRNDDPLTASRPFDAQRDGFVIGEGAGILVLETLDNAKKRGATIHAEIIGYGTTCDAHHITSPSPEGVGGAEAIRLALQDGEISHEHIDYINAHGTSTPANDKNETSAIKTVFGEKAHQIPISSTKSMTGHLLGGSGGIEAVACVLSLKHGVVPPTINYSNKDPDCDLDYVPNTARVHNSKVVLSNSFGFGGHNVCLAFRQLI; the protein is encoded by the coding sequence ATGGTGAAGGGTCTTCATCGCGTTGTGGTCACTGGCCTCGGCGCGATTTCACCTATCGGCAATACCGTCGAAGAGTACTGGGAGGGTCTAACTGCAGGCCGTAACGGTGTTGCGGGCATCACTCTCTTTGATGCTTCTGCTCATGCCTGTCGCTTTGCTGCCGAGGTCAAAAACTTTGATCCAACAGGACTCTTAGAGCCAAAGGAATCTAAAAGATGGGATAGATTCTCAAAGTTCGGTGTAATAGCAGCAAAAGAAGCACTAGCTCATTCAGGAATCACAATTGAAGAAAGCAATGCCTCTCGCATTGGTGTAATCATTGGCTCTGGAGTGGGTGGGTTACTGACTATGGAAACCCAAGCTCATGTACTCGCTGACAAGGGTGCATCTCGAGTAAGCCCCTTTACGGTTCCAATGATGATCCCCAACATGGCTACAGGACTAGCCGCTATTGCCCTTGGGGCAAAAGGGCCTAGTTCAGCAGTCGCAACAGCATGTGCTGCAGGTTCTAATGCAATAGGAGATGCCTTTCGAATACTTCAACTTGGAAAAGCTGATGCAATGGTATGTGGCGGCGCCGAAGCAAGCATTACTCCTTTAGGAGTCGCAGGATTTGCAAGTGCTAAGGCTCTCTCATTTAGAAATGATGATCCATTAACAGCTAGCAGACCCTTTGATGCACAAAGAGATGGCTTTGTGATAGGAGAAGGGGCTGGAATATTAGTACTAGAGACCTTAGATAATGCAAAAAAACGAGGTGCAACTATTCATGCCGAGATCATTGGATATGGCACAACCTGTGATGCGCATCACATCACTTCTCCTTCTCCAGAGGGAGTAGGGGGTGCAGAGGCAATTCGACTAGCTCTCCAAGATGGCGAGATAAGCCATGAACATATCGATTACATAAATGCGCATGGAACTAGCACACCAGCCAACGACAAAAACGAAACATCAGCAATAAAAACAGTGTTTGGGGAAAAAGCTCATCAAATCCCTATTAGCTCTACAAAATCCATGACTGGTCATCTTCTTGGAGGCTCAGGAGGGATTGAAGCTGTAGCGTGCGTGCTCTCTCTAAAGCATGGAGTAGTACCTCCAACCATCAATTACTCCAATAAAGACCCTGATTGTGATCTGGACTATGTACCGAACACAGCCAGAGTTCACAACTCAAAAGTTGTTCTATCAAACTCTTTTGGTTTTGGAGGCCATAACGTCTGCTTGGCCTTTAGGCAATTGATCTAA
- the acpP gene encoding acyl carrier protein — protein sequence MAAEAILEKVRSIVSEQLSVDAGEVKPESNFQNDLGADSLDTVELVMALEEAFDIEIPDEAAEGIATVGDAVKYIEDKQS from the coding sequence ATGGCTGCGGAAGCGATCCTAGAAAAAGTTCGTTCTATCGTTTCAGAACAACTCAGTGTTGATGCCGGTGAAGTAAAGCCGGAATCAAATTTCCAAAATGACCTCGGAGCAGATTCGCTGGACACAGTCGAGCTAGTCATGGCTTTGGAAGAAGCCTTCGACATTGAAATTCCCGACGAGGCTGCAGAAGGCATCGCCACAGTTGGTGATGCTGTTAAGTACATCGAAGACAAGCAATCCTGA
- the psaC gene encoding photosystem I iron-sulfur center protein PsaC — protein sequence MSHAVKIYDTCIGCTQCVRACPLDVLEMVPWDGCKAGQIASSPRTEDCVGCKRCETACPTDFISIRVYLGDETTRSMGLAY from the coding sequence ATGTCCCACGCCGTCAAGATCTACGACACATGCATCGGTTGCACACAATGCGTGAGGGCTTGCCCTCTCGACGTGCTTGAGATGGTCCCTTGGGATGGATGCAAAGCAGGACAGATTGCTTCATCTCCTCGCACTGAAGATTGTGTTGGTTGCAAACGTTGTGAAACGGCTTGCCCAACAGATTTCATCAGTATCAGGGTTTATCTAGGCGATGAAACCACCCGCAGCATGGGCCTAGCCTATTGA
- the glmS gene encoding glutamine--fructose-6-phosphate transaminase (isomerizing): protein MCGIVAVIGSRDAAPLLLEGLKRLEYRGYDSAGLATVNESPLRGKGSLTCRRASGKLVNLINVVDKEGASGQLGIGHTRWATHGKPDERNAHPHRDSSGSLAVVQNGIIENHSSLRKDLQKEGIKFASETDTEVIPHLISRELKLLKSDGRASNGSLLLEAVQKVTLQLKGAYALAVVWDATPDALVVARRQAPLLIGLGEGEFICASDTPALAGFTRTILPMEDGEVALLTPLGIELYDIQGKRQLRSPSLLNGQEDVVNKRHFRHFMLKEIFEQSETARYWVDRHLPLGLPEKAPVVYPFEDSFYEGIERIQILACGTSRHAATVGAYLLEQFAGIPTSVFYASEFRYAPPPLAPHTLTIGVTQSGETADTLAALAMESKRREAYGNPAFLPRQLGITNRLESSITRQVSNILDIGAGIEVGVAATKTFLGQLLAFYGLALSFASRSDSCSAKEIRNLTNELRALPNQLAVLIEKHNEICANLAQLFSDTQNVIFLGRGINYPIALEGALKLKEISYIHAEGYPAGEMKHGPIALLEKKVPVISIATPGIVFEKVLSNAQEAKARDAKLIGVAPEGLATEIFDALLPIPEVSELISPLVSIIPMQLLSYHIAANRGLDIDQPRNLAKSVTVE, encoded by the coding sequence ATGTGTGGAATTGTTGCTGTAATTGGTTCTAGAGATGCAGCTCCTTTGCTTCTTGAAGGATTAAAGCGTCTTGAGTACAGAGGCTATGACTCAGCAGGACTTGCAACAGTCAACGAATCGCCTCTAAGGGGGAAAGGCTCTCTTACATGTAGAAGAGCCAGTGGAAAATTGGTAAATCTTATAAATGTGGTTGATAAGGAGGGTGCCTCTGGCCAATTAGGAATTGGGCATACAAGGTGGGCAACGCATGGGAAGCCTGATGAGCGGAATGCTCATCCTCATAGGGATAGTTCTGGCAGTTTGGCAGTAGTTCAGAATGGAATTATTGAGAATCACAGCTCTTTACGAAAAGACCTTCAGAAAGAAGGCATCAAATTTGCTTCCGAGACTGATACAGAGGTTATACCTCATTTAATTTCTCGAGAACTTAAGTTGCTCAAATCTGATGGCCGTGCTTCAAACGGTTCGTTGCTTTTAGAAGCTGTTCAAAAAGTCACCTTGCAATTGAAAGGTGCATATGCTCTTGCAGTCGTTTGGGATGCCACTCCAGATGCATTAGTAGTAGCAAGGCGACAGGCCCCACTATTAATTGGTCTTGGAGAAGGTGAATTTATCTGTGCAAGTGATACCCCTGCACTAGCTGGCTTTACCCGGACGATTTTGCCAATGGAAGATGGCGAGGTTGCGTTATTAACTCCTCTTGGAATTGAGCTCTATGACATTCAAGGAAAACGACAACTCAGAAGCCCTTCTTTGCTGAATGGGCAAGAAGATGTTGTCAATAAGCGACATTTTCGTCATTTCATGCTTAAAGAGATTTTTGAGCAATCGGAAACGGCAAGATATTGGGTGGATAGGCATCTTCCATTGGGACTTCCTGAAAAAGCTCCAGTGGTTTATCCATTTGAAGATTCTTTTTATGAAGGTATCGAGCGTATTCAGATTCTTGCCTGTGGAACTAGTCGCCATGCCGCGACGGTTGGAGCTTATCTTTTGGAACAGTTTGCAGGGATACCTACATCAGTGTTTTATGCCAGTGAATTTCGCTATGCGCCACCACCGCTAGCCCCTCATACATTGACTATTGGCGTCACTCAGTCAGGAGAAACTGCTGACACACTAGCTGCGTTAGCAATGGAATCTAAAAGACGAGAGGCATATGGGAACCCTGCTTTTTTACCTCGTCAGTTAGGTATTACCAATAGACTTGAAAGTTCTATTACCCGTCAGGTTTCAAATATTCTTGATATAGGAGCAGGGATTGAGGTAGGAGTTGCCGCTACAAAAACCTTTTTAGGTCAATTATTGGCTTTTTATGGCTTAGCACTGTCATTTGCATCTAGAAGTGATAGTTGTTCTGCAAAAGAAATACGTAATTTGACAAATGAACTTAGAGCCCTACCGAACCAGTTAGCTGTATTAATTGAGAAACATAATGAAATTTGTGCAAATTTAGCTCAACTTTTTTCAGATACACAAAATGTAATTTTTTTAGGACGGGGTATTAACTATCCAATTGCTTTAGAAGGAGCTTTAAAGCTGAAAGAAATTAGTTATATACATGCAGAAGGTTACCCAGCTGGAGAAATGAAACATGGCCCTATAGCTTTATTAGAAAAAAAGGTTCCAGTTATTTCTATTGCTACACCAGGAATAGTTTTTGAGAAAGTTTTAAGTAATGCACAAGAAGCAAAAGCACGTGATGCAAAGCTTATAGGCGTTGCACCTGAGGGGCTTGCGACAGAAATTTTTGATGCTTTGCTTCCAATTCCTGAGGTAAGTGAATTGATTAGTCCTTTAGTGTCAATTATTCCAATGCAATTGCTTAGTTACCACATTGCAGCAAATAGGGGTCTAGACATTGATCAGCCTCGCAATTTAGCGAAAAGTGTCACAGTTGAGTAG
- a CDS encoding mannose-1-phosphate guanylyltransferase/mannose-6-phosphate isomerase produces METSSITPVILCGGSGSRLWPLSRASYPKQYWALYGDNKETLLQQTQQRLKGLQGLAEPLLICHESHRFIVAEQMRQINVEPSAILLEPIGRNTAPAIAIAALKATDKGEDPLLLVLAADHVIRDEKQFLLAIEAGKTYAEKGRLVTFGIVPTKPETGYGYIEASHSLENDSLEGVTISRFIEKPNKNTAQEFLKDTRFTWNSGMFLFKASAIISELDRLVPEIVSSCRAALDQEIPDLDFFRLEREAFARCPNLAIDVAVMEKTQLGTVIPLKAGWSDIGSWNALWETTDQDQNGNVITGRVIAEKTRNCYLRSEHRLVVGLGVENLLVVETDDAVLIADQNEAQNVKNIVKRLENTGSPEGIAHRKIYRPWGNYTGVIKGNRWQVKRIEVKPGASLSLQLHHHRAEHWIVVKGTALIERDGEKSLLGENQSTYIPLGCKHRLTNPGRMPVELIEVQSGTYLGEDDIVRFKDRYGRIAEVQEHSATQL; encoded by the coding sequence GTGGAAACATCCTCCATAACCCCTGTCATCCTTTGTGGCGGATCAGGTAGCAGGCTATGGCCCCTTTCTCGTGCTAGCTATCCAAAACAGTACTGGGCTTTGTATGGCGACAACAAAGAAACATTGCTTCAACAAACTCAGCAAAGATTGAAAGGGTTGCAAGGCCTAGCCGAACCATTATTGATCTGCCACGAAAGTCATCGTTTCATCGTGGCCGAACAAATGCGACAAATAAATGTTGAGCCAAGCGCAATTTTGCTTGAACCAATAGGCCGAAATACAGCCCCTGCAATTGCAATAGCTGCATTAAAAGCTACAGACAAAGGGGAAGATCCTCTTCTATTGGTCTTAGCAGCAGACCATGTAATAAGAGATGAAAAACAATTCCTACTTGCTATTGAAGCTGGCAAAACCTATGCAGAAAAAGGAAGACTTGTCACGTTTGGAATAGTGCCGACCAAACCAGAAACAGGCTATGGCTATATCGAAGCATCTCATTCTCTAGAAAATGATTCTCTCGAAGGAGTAACAATATCGAGATTTATTGAAAAGCCAAACAAAAATACCGCTCAAGAGTTTTTGAAAGATACTCGGTTCACTTGGAATAGTGGGATGTTTCTTTTCAAAGCAAGTGCAATTATCAGTGAATTAGATCGCTTAGTACCAGAAATTGTTAGCTCCTGCAGAGCTGCATTAGATCAAGAGATCCCTGACCTTGACTTCTTCCGCCTGGAAAGGGAGGCCTTTGCAAGATGTCCAAATTTGGCAATTGACGTCGCAGTTATGGAGAAAACTCAATTGGGAACTGTCATACCTCTAAAGGCAGGATGGAGTGACATTGGGAGCTGGAATGCTCTATGGGAAACAACAGATCAAGACCAGAATGGCAATGTCATTACAGGACGAGTAATAGCCGAAAAAACTCGCAACTGTTACTTGCGAAGTGAGCACCGACTAGTTGTTGGCCTTGGGGTAGAGAACCTACTAGTAGTAGAGACTGACGACGCAGTTCTCATAGCTGACCAAAACGAGGCTCAAAATGTCAAAAATATAGTCAAGCGTCTTGAAAATACTGGAAGTCCTGAAGGTATTGCACATCGAAAAATATATCGCCCATGGGGAAATTACACAGGTGTCATTAAAGGCAACCGCTGGCAAGTCAAGCGGATTGAAGTTAAGCCAGGCGCCAGTCTTTCACTGCAACTACATCACCACAGAGCTGAGCACTGGATAGTTGTAAAGGGAACTGCTTTAATCGAAAGAGATGGAGAAAAAAGTTTATTAGGTGAAAACCAAAGCACTTACATACCCTTAGGTTGTAAACATCGTCTAACAAACCCAGGGCGTATGCCAGTGGAATTAATTGAAGTTCAAAGTGGTACTTACTTAGGCGAAGACGACATTGTTCGATTCAAAGATCGTTATGGTCGAATTGCTGAAGTCCAAGAGCATTCAGCTACTCAACTGTGA
- the rimM gene encoding ribosome maturation factor RimM (Essential for efficient processing of 16S rRNA), protein MISNENWLRIGKLVTPQGLHGEIRVKPYSDFEERFTQPGKRWLKNKEETDLLQVKLISGRRVPGKEIFVVRFAEINNRTEAEKLIGANLLVPSSDRPKLAENEFHLLDLVGLEARLKPNGPLIGMVTNLTNGGNDLLEIKLLEGRTVLIPFVHAIVPVVDLKEGWLLLTPPPGLLEL, encoded by the coding sequence ATGATTAGCAACGAAAATTGGCTAAGGATAGGAAAGCTTGTTACGCCCCAAGGCCTCCATGGCGAAATCAGAGTCAAACCATACAGCGATTTTGAAGAGCGGTTCACTCAACCTGGTAAACGCTGGCTAAAGAACAAAGAAGAAACTGATCTCCTCCAAGTCAAATTAATCTCTGGTAGACGAGTCCCAGGAAAGGAAATTTTTGTAGTGCGCTTCGCTGAAATAAATAATCGGACTGAGGCTGAAAAACTTATTGGTGCAAACCTTCTAGTCCCTTCAAGTGATCGACCAAAGCTTGCTGAAAATGAATTCCATCTTCTGGATTTAGTTGGCTTAGAAGCCAGACTGAAGCCAAATGGACCTCTAATAGGAATGGTGACCAACCTGACTAATGGTGGCAACGATCTACTAGAAATCAAACTTTTAGAAGGACGAACAGTATTAATACCATTTGTCCATGCAATCGTACCCGTAGTAGATCTCAAAGAAGGGTGGCTCCTGCTAACTCCACCACCGGGACTTCTAGAACTTTGA
- a CDS encoding NAD(P)H dehydrogenase subunit NdhS, with translation MTESSTPILPGATVQVNDSRSIYKGYTGFVQRVSGDQAAVLFEGGNWDKLITIPIKHLQLI, from the coding sequence GTGACTGAATCTTCAACACCAATTTTGCCTGGAGCCACTGTGCAAGTAAATGACTCTCGCTCAATTTACAAAGGTTATACAGGCTTTGTTCAGAGAGTGAGTGGAGACCAGGCTGCGGTACTTTTTGAAGGAGGCAATTGGGATAAGTTAATAACAATTCCAATTAAGCATCTTCAATTAATTTAA
- the rnc gene encoding ribonuclease III, with protein MKQKTNEKISTKRTNQLQLLLARINIDPNKFVLQKTDLGFKIINEALTHTSANCSYNHERLEFLGDAVLRLAATKFIDYNFPRMTVGDRSALRSILVSDDWLTKVGKNIKIEKVLIIGPKAEKDFAALSTLQAEATEALIGAIYECLEDLSQIIIWLSPYWQEETFQVMKDPYRHNSKSALQEWSQGKGLNLPKYAVQEVSQEHGDPKRFFCRVKIEDKVIGEGWGSSRKNAEKEAAISALKSLKI; from the coding sequence ATGAAACAAAAGACAAATGAAAAAATTTCCACGAAACGAACAAATCAGTTGCAATTACTATTGGCACGCATAAATATTGACCCCAACAAATTTGTTCTTCAAAAAACAGATTTAGGGTTCAAAATTATCAACGAAGCATTAACTCATACCTCTGCAAATTGCTCATACAATCATGAGAGATTGGAATTTCTAGGAGATGCAGTTCTTAGGCTTGCTGCTACAAAGTTCATTGACTACAACTTTCCAAGAATGACAGTTGGCGATAGATCGGCCCTTAGATCAATCCTCGTAAGCGATGATTGGTTAACAAAAGTTGGAAAGAATATAAAGATAGAAAAAGTACTAATTATTGGCCCTAAAGCCGAAAAGGACTTTGCTGCACTTTCCACTCTTCAGGCGGAAGCAACTGAAGCCTTAATTGGAGCTATATACGAATGTTTAGAAGATCTCAGTCAAATTATTATTTGGCTCTCTCCATATTGGCAAGAAGAAACATTCCAAGTTATGAAAGACCCATACCGACACAATTCTAAGTCTGCTCTTCAAGAATGGAGCCAAGGCAAAGGACTTAACTTACCGAAGTATGCAGTGCAAGAAGTTTCTCAAGAACATGGAGATCCTAAAAGATTCTTTTGTAGAGTAAAAATCGAAGATAAAGTAATAGGAGAGGGCTGGGGAAGCTCTCGCAAAAACGCAGAAAAAGAAGCAGCAATTTCAGCCTTAAAAAGTCTTAAAATCTAA